The DNA sequence TACATTTTAATTATCTACATTATTCGATTCTGATCATCATGCTTTACGGATTCATGAGTTATGGCACAGACTTAAAAGGAGCGGACATGGAGAGGGTCAGGGTGCTGGTGGGTACCCGGAAAGGCGCGTTCATCCTTTCTTCGGATGGCGCGCGTGAAGACTGGCATATCGACGGCCCGCATTTCGGCGGCTGGGAGATTTACCACATCAACGGATCCAGGGTTAATCCGGACCGCCTGTACGCTTCCCAGGGCACCGGCTGGTTCGGGCAGTTGCTGCAGCGTTCGGACGACGGTGGCAAGAGCTGGAACCCGGTGAGTAACGAATTCACTTTCGAGGGAGAAGTGGGCACCCATCTTGATTTCGACGACACCCCGCGTCCCTGGGAATTCAAGCGGGTCTGGCACGTCGAGCCTTCGCTTTCCGATCCGGAAACCGTGTTCGCCGGGGTCGAGGACGCGGCGCTTTTCCGTTCCACGGACGGGGGCCAGTCCTGGCATGAACTTGCCGCTCTCAGAAACCATCCATCGAGCGAGGGATGGCATCCCGGTGCGGGCGGCCTGTGCCTGCACACCATCATCCTGGATCAGGGCGACCCGAATCGGTTGATTGTCGCGATTTCCGTGGCAGGAGCATTTCGGTCCCTGGACGGCGGCGGATCCTGGCAGCCGATCAACAAGGGCCTGCATTCCGATTACATGCCCGAGCCCGAGGCGGAGGTGGGTCACTGCGTCCATCGCCTCGCCATGCATCCATCCCGTCCGGATTCGCTGTTCATGCAGAGTCACAGGAACATCATGCGCAGCGACAACGGGGGGGATTCCTGGACCAATGTGAGCGGCGACCTGCCCAGCGATTTCGGATTTCCGATCGGTGTTCACGCCCATGAACCCGAAACGATCTACGTCGTTCCGATGAAGGGTGATTCCGAGCATTACCCGGACGAAGGCCACCTGCGGGTCTATCGGAGTCGGACCGGCGGAAACGAATGGGAACCGCTGTCCTCCGGACTGCCGCAGAAAGACTGCTACGTCAACGTCCTGCGGGATGCCATGGCCGTGGATACGCTCGACGACTGCGGAATATACTTCGGCACCTCGGGAGGAACAGTTTACGTGTCCCCGGACGGAGGTGACCACTGGACAGCCATCGTGCAGAATCTACCGCCGGTGATGTCCGTCGAAGTCCAGACGCTCTCATGATCCGCGTCGTATTGCCCTATCACCTGCGGAATCTGGCGGGATGCCGGGACAAGGAAGTCATCCTGCAGGTCGAGGGCGGGATCGTGACGCAGCGAAAGATCCTGGACGCCCTCGAAGCGCGCTACCCCCAACTAGGCGGTACCGTTCGGGACTACGGGACCGGCGCCCGTCGGCCCCTTGTGCGGTTTTTCGGCTGCGGAAAGGACCTCTCCCTCGACTCGCCCGACGCGCCGGTGCCCGGCTCCATCGCACGGGGTGAGGAGCCCTACCGGATCGTGGGCTCGGTGGCCGGGGGGTAGTGGGCGCCCGGTACTATTTCAACATCTCGGCGATATCGTTATGCCCTGCCTTCTCCGCCCGTGCCAGGGGGGTCGCCCATTCCGCACCGCCGCCCCAGGGATTCGCTCCCCGCTCCAGCAGGAAGGCGGCCAGATCCATGTGTCCCCAGCGCGCCGCCCATCCCAGTGGCGTGGAACACCACTCGTCATCGACGGCCTCGATGGCAGCACCCCGGTCCAGTAACAGGGCGGATTTCTCCACGTCTCCGATCGCGGCCAGCTTGTGCAGGTAGGTCACGCCGTGCCAGTTCGCGTTGTTGGGGTCGGCGCCGTGGTCAAAGAACAGGTTCAGCATTTCGAGGATATCGTCGTGGGGACGCAGGGCGCGCCCGTCCAGCTTCCATCCCTTGCGCCGCCGGAAGGCGTAGCCCATGTAGTTGTTGGCGTACCAAGGGCGGTTCAGTTCGGCGCCCGCTCGGATCAACATTTCGATGATTTCCTTGCGGGCGAACCCGGCCGCCATGCAGAGCACACCGTAGTCGCCGCCGTAGTTGGCCAGACCTGGATCCGCCCCGAGCAGTTCGCCGACGACAGGGATGTCGTCCAGCAGCACGTACATGCTGATATCAGCCGTCGCACCGTGCTGGTACAGCAGGTTGATCATCTCTTCATTCTTCCCCTGGCCCAGGGCCTGTGAAAGGGGAACGCCGCTGGATTCCACCGGGGCATTGGGATCGGCGCCGTGATCGAGCAGGAGTTTCGCCGTTTCCAGGTGATTGCCGGCCACGGCCTCGTACAACGCGTGTCCGCGGGGCGCGTTGTGCTCCGGGGTGTTGGGATCGGCGCCGTGGTCGAGCAGAAGCTGCACGATGTCGGTGTACCCCTGTCCCGCCGCGCTGAACAGCGGTGAGAACCCGCAGGAATCCTGGTCGCCGGCCAGGTTGCGGTCCCGGGCCAGGAGTTCGCGCACGCGCCGTTCGTCCCCCAGGGCGCATGCGACCGTCATGCTGTATTCTGCTCCCCTCGCGATCAGGTACCCGGTCAGCAACGGGTTCAGGCGCCCCCGGGTCTTGCGTGCGCGAAACACGGCCAGGTGCAGGGGTTTGCACCCGTCCCACCTGACGGGATCCGGTTCGGCGCCCTTGTCCAGGAGCAGTGCCGTCATTTCCAGGTTGTATTCTTCCACCGCCACGTGCAGCGGACGGTTGCCGCGTTCATCGCCGGCGTTCACCAGATCGGGGGAACTATCGAAAAACGCGCGGGCTTCCGCTTGGTCGCCCCGGCGAATCACGTCACAGGCGTCCTCGCCCACGGGAGGCGCGTTGTACCTGGCGGCGATGGCCTCCGCCAGAAGCCCCGCGATCTCGTCGTATCCGCGATCCCTCGCCCGTTCGAGTGGAGTTACGTGGTAGTCCAGTCCCGA is a window from the Gemmatimonadota bacterium genome containing:
- a CDS encoding sigma-70 family RNA polymerase sigma factor; protein product: MTNDLKQCVRTSADVTVPDSDRGLAFGKLVVYFQDMAFGYALSLLGERHLAEDATQEGFVAAWQNIKALREPDSFPAWLRRIVQWQCYRYRRSQQHLLVPLEDDIQSAVESPLDQVSREDMSGKIREAVEALPETLREVTLLRYIGDYSPSEIAGFMGLKAGTVRKRLYEARNKLKPRLLRVLSQDLNHYAPSTDDTFGDRVMKWIRPDFKNEQGHFMDGEPNRVWDMLLAAAEGDLARIRRLLKADPGLANCNWAYYQPLHFAVREGHTEVVRVLLGHDADPATASGLDYHVTPLERARDRGYDEIAGLLAEAIAARYNAPPVGEDACDVIRRGDQAEARAFFDSSPDLVNAGDERGNRPLHVAVEEYNLEMTALLLDKGAEPDPVRWDGCKPLHLAVFRARKTRGRLNPLLTGYLIARGAEYSMTVACALGDERRVRELLARDRNLAGDQDSCGFSPLFSAAGQGYTDIVQLLLDHGADPNTPEHNAPRGHALYEAVAGNHLETAKLLLDHGADPNAPVESSGVPLSQALGQGKNEEMINLLYQHGATADISMYVLLDDIPVVGELLGADPGLANYGGDYGVLCMAAGFARKEIIEMLIRAGAELNRPWYANNYMGYAFRRRKGWKLDGRALRPHDDILEMLNLFFDHGADPNNANWHGVTYLHKLAAIGDVEKSALLLDRGAAIEAVDDEWCSTPLGWAARWGHMDLAAFLLERGANPWGGGAEWATPLARAEKAGHNDIAEMLK
- a CDS encoding exo-alpha-sialidase, whose protein sequence is MERVRVLVGTRKGAFILSSDGAREDWHIDGPHFGGWEIYHINGSRVNPDRLYASQGTGWFGQLLQRSDDGGKSWNPVSNEFTFEGEVGTHLDFDDTPRPWEFKRVWHVEPSLSDPETVFAGVEDAALFRSTDGGQSWHELAALRNHPSSEGWHPGAGGLCLHTIILDQGDPNRLIVAISVAGAFRSLDGGGSWQPINKGLHSDYMPEPEAEVGHCVHRLAMHPSRPDSLFMQSHRNIMRSDNGGDSWTNVSGDLPSDFGFPIGVHAHEPETIYVVPMKGDSEHYPDEGHLRVYRSRTGGNEWEPLSSGLPQKDCYVNVLRDAMAVDTLDDCGIYFGTSGGTVYVSPDGGDHWTAIVQNLPPVMSVEVQTLS
- a CDS encoding MoaD/ThiS family protein, whose translation is MIRVVLPYHLRNLAGCRDKEVILQVEGGIVTQRKILDALEARYPQLGGTVRDYGTGARRPLVRFFGCGKDLSLDSPDAPVPGSIARGEEPYRIVGSVAGG